In the Daphnia pulicaria isolate SC F1-1A chromosome 2, SC_F0-13Bv2, whole genome shotgun sequence genome, one interval contains:
- the LOC124327775 gene encoding ionotropic receptor 93a-like → MGLGISIVCVIAILNLIQRYLEYRSSLETSNVRPNDNNNPPTEKIITKGRTAKQFLYVFGNLLSQGGPCPSKRLAYRLVAGVWILAAFFFVQAYTSILFTYVVTPINPPLINSIYDLIDSNDINLFVRESSLINTLIYTANETGLYKTLQKRLDSIPNSRCTLPSECIQSVKPGLRNVFSESTNYLNDEIRKHYMKTGKCTWQMAKEKFFGITVAMGLPKNSPYTQTITQVILELQENGLINYWDTWFRPMPPQCNGKPQIRSKKTKLSPLSLKNLTGAFLVLLIGLGLSILAFLVEKIISVHERLR, encoded by the exons ATGGGACTTGGAATATCGATCGTTTGCGTTAttgcaattttgaatttaatccaGCGCTACCTGGAATATCGATCCTCACTCGAAACTTCAAATGTTAGACCCAACGATAATAATAACCCACCGACTGAAAAAATAATCACCAAAGGAAGAACCGCAAAACAATTTCTCTACGTATTCGGGAACTTACTTTCACAAG GTGGACCTTGTCCATCGAAAAGATTGGCCTATCGACTAGTTGCTGGTGTTTGGATCCTGGCCGCTTTCTTTTTCGTCCAGGCCTACACATCAATCCTTTTCACTTACGTCGTGACGCCAATCAATCCTCCTCTGATCAACTCGATCTACGACCTAATTGACAGCAACGATATTAATCTTTTCGTTAGGGAATCCAGTCTCATAAATACTCTAATATAT ACAGCTAATGAGACGGGACTTTATAAGACATTACAAAAAAGATTAGACTCCATCCCGAATTCTCGATGCACATTGCCGTCGGAATGCATTCAATCTGTCAAACCGGGACTAAGAAACGTCTTCTCCGAG TCAACTAATTACCTGAACGACGAAATTCGAAAACATTATATGAAGACAGGGAAATGCACTTGGCaaatggcaaaagaaaaattcttcggCATCACGGTAGCGATGGGCCTACCCAAAAACAGTCCCTACACGCAAACCATAACCCAAGT GATACTGGAACTACAAGAAAATGGGCTGATCAACTACTGGGATACCTGGTTCCGACCCATGCCACCGCAGTGTAACGGAAAACCCCAAATCAGAAGCAAGAAAACGAAactttcgcctctttctctcAAAAACTTGACTGGcgcatttttagttttattgattGGACTTGGCCTTTCAATTTTGGCTTTCCTcgtcgaaaaaataatttccgtaCACGAGCGTCTACGCTAG
- the LOC124327776 gene encoding alpha-(1,3)-fucosyltransferase C-like, which translates to MYEVGRLLVNSPKKLGKKATLLFGIGLIGTCFLYYTSEPLTVRRRKPLKQVGEISVDVCIPSNETNNSDDIPKTILFWTTFYGANVWSKLKMDLNEECPSHNCRLTTDRRLLNESDAIIFHFWQDKLDRIPTCRRPDQYYVYLNFESVIRSRRFFPWKMIPHDFFNLTATYRLDSDFFGKMFYGFQFERLESIQPTSDDLTNYYGVNITAKTKLVAWFVSNCQTTVNREGYVRELRRHISVDVFGNCTENHKSCPRKKDANNQPLYYVKTECDEALERDYLFYLSFENSFCPDYVTEKFYRAVEMGTVPVVFGGANYSLFAPPHSYINARDFQTPKLLAEYLVKLSQNLDLYSKYFDWRGEFNLKRGSGWCKLCEMLNDPVAERKSYPVIEEWFFDKKPCENFHWTNNTIN; encoded by the exons ATGTATGAAG TTGGTAGGCTACTGGTTAACAGCCCAAagaaacttggaaaaaaagcCACATTGCTCTTTGGAATTGGACTGATAGGCACTTGTTTTCTCTATTATACGTCAGAACCGTTAACTGTACGTAGAAGAAAGCCACTGAAACAA gTCGGTGAAATCTCAGTTGATGTTTGCATCCCATCGAATGAAACGAATAATTCCGATGATATACCGAAAACGATCCTCTTCTGGACAACATTTTATGGCGCTAATGTGTGgagtaaattaaaaatggatttGAATGAAGAATGTCCCTCTCACAACTGTCGATTAACCACCGATCGGCGCCTGTTGAACGAAAGTGACGCcattatctttcatttttgGCAAGATAAGTTGGACCGAATACcgacttgtcgcagaccggatCAATATTACGTCTATTTAAATTTCGAGTCTGTCATTCGCAGTCGAAGATTTTTCCCTTGGAAGATGATCCCCCACGACTTCTTCAATTTGACGGCCACTTATCGACTCGATTCTGATTTTTTCGGCAAAATGTTTTACGGCTTCCAGTTTGAACGTTTAGAATCTATCCAACCGACAAGTGATGATTTGACTAATTATTACGGCGTCAACATTACGGCCAAGACGAAATTGGTCGCTTGGTTTGTCAGCAACTGCCAAACTACGGTTAATCGTGAGGGATATGTCCGGGAACTTCGTCGTCATATCTCAGTTGACGTCTTTGGAAATTGTACCGAGAATCACAAATCTTGTCCGAGAAAGAAAGATGCCAACAATCAGCCGCTTTATTACGTTAAAACGGAGTGTGACGAAGCGCTGGAGCGggattatttgttttacctAAGCTTCGAAAATTCGTTTTGTCCGGATTACGTCACGGAAAAGTTTTACAGGGCCGTCGAAATGGGAACTGTTCCGGTTGTGTTTGGAGGTGCGAATTATTCCTTATTCGCTCCGCCGCATTCGTACATCAACGCCCGTGATTTCCAGACGCCCAAATTGCTGGCGGAATATTTAGTCAAATTAAGTCAGAATCTCGATCTTTATTCTAAATATTTTGACTGGAGAGGAGAGTTTAATTTGAAACGGGGTTCCGGTTGGTGTAAACTGTGCGAAATGCTCAACGATCCCGTGGCGGAAAGGAAAAGTTACCCAGTCATTGAGGAATGGttttttgataaaaaaccttgtgaaaattttcacTGGACtaacaatacaattaattAG
- the LOC124326162 gene encoding uncharacterized protein LOC124326162 yields the protein MTKLSLVVFVWIWHCAVYGQLPLNNVDYNPYTSTFLSQPTKQIRAARATGRLGSPQNIRDALSLSAISLQLNKQIEATTASLASQLKDTNDKLEKTNADLSSTQKQVSDLMEALTKANDATKAAQADLDKTNSALSQWSAALKAKASKEELYGAVSHFTAALDEKTFKEEMDHAVGQLTTALDEKVSKGKFHGTVAQLTAALDAKASKGELVGTVAQLTKALDAKASNEELVSAEEQLNAALDTKASKEDLEEAVEQLTTALDAKALKEELDSAVAKFTTNGTAALNTKASKSDLEATNLEVSKLKVLTSPNSNGSIPTSCEDLKTFGFVKSGIYSVMISKQVQNVYCDFSKSNDAGLQKWIGIVDVKSAPVYFQAQRTTSYSTVGSVVPFDLIRLNDGKALDPSGVFVAPAPGKYFFGFSGLSDNGALARVVLEVKTASSLDWSRVGEGYGDTTFKTFAFHATLELLKGDQVRLVLTEGAIHDSDLHFYTNFFGVFIAQNELTV from the exons atgacaaaactaTCG TTGGTTGTGTTTGTTTGGATTTGGCACTGTGCTGTCTATGGCCAGTTACCCCTAAATAATGTTGATTACAATCCCTACACTTCTACGTTCTTGAGTCAACCGACTAAACAAATAAGAGCAGCTAGAGCAACTGGTCGATTGGGAAGTCCACAGAACATTAGGGATGCTTTAAGTCTGAGTGCCATTTCCTTACaactaaataaacaaattgaagCTACGACTGCCAGCTTAGCAAGTCAACTAAAAG ATACAAATGACAAATTAGAAAAAACTAACGCAGATTTATCCAGTACGCAAAAACAGGTTTCTGATTTGATGGAGGCACTGACAa AAGCAAATGATGCAACGAAAGCTGCACAAGCAGATCTAGACAAAACTAACAGCGCTCTTTCACAATGGAGTGCAGCACTGAAAG CAAAAGCCTCAAAAGAAGAACTATATGGCGCCGTTTCACATTTTACTGCAGCATTGGACG aaaaaacatttaaagaagaaatggatcaCGCTGTTGGACAATTGACTACAGCATTGGATG aaaaagtctcaaaaggaaaattccaTGGCACTGTTGCACAATTGACTGCAGCATTGGAcg CAAAAGCTTCAAAAGGGGAACTGGTTGGCACCGTTGCACAATTGACAAAAGCATTGGACG CCAAAGCTTCAAATGAAGAACTGGTTAGCGCCGAGGAACAGTTGAATGCAGCATTGGACA CAAAAGCCTCAAAAGAAGATCTGGAGGAAGCCGTCGAACAATTGACTACAGCATTGGATG CGAAAGCCTTAAAAGAAGAACTGGATAGCGCCGTCGCAAAATTTACTACTAACGGGACTGCAGCATTGAACA CAAAAGCCTCAAAATCAGACCTGGAAGCAACGAATTTAGAAGTTTCAAAGTTGAAAG TGCTTACGAGTCCTAATTCTAATGGGTCAATCCCCACCTCATGTGAAGACCTCAAAACTTTCGGATTCGTCAAAAGCGGAATCTACTCCGTTATGATCAGCAAACAAGTCCAAAACGTCTACTGCgatttttctaaatcaaaCGATGCAG GTTTGCAAAAATGGATTGGTATCGTCGATGTAAAATCGGCACCTGTTTATTTCCAAGCTCAACGGACAACTAGCTATTCGACTGTCGGCAGCGTCGTTCCGTTTGATTTAATCAGACTCAATGATGGAAAGGCATTGGACCCTTCCGGAGTATTCGTCGCTCCTGCAccaggaaaatattttttcggtttttcagGTCTTAGTGATAACGGTGCCCTCGCAAGAGTTGTGTTGGAGGTGAAAACTGCAAGTTCATTGGATTGGTCCAGAGTTGGAGAAGGGTACGGTGACACAACGTTTAAGACTTTCGCTTTCCACGCTACATTGGAACTCCTCAAAGGCGACCAAGTTAGACTAGTCTTGACAGAAGGAGCCATTCACGATAGCGATCTACATTTCTACACTAACTTTTTCGGTGTTTTTATCGCGCAAAACGAATTAAcggtttaa
- the LOC124326617 gene encoding ionotropic receptor 93a-like, whose translation MTPGSRNVFFDVKSFVLDEIRKDYIKTGKCNFQIAKESFLSTTASFALPKNSPYTESISQGLLELMQIGLIDHWDTWFRPMPPQCDGKPKSGNKTKTSPLSLKNLTGAFLVLLVGLSLSILVFLIEKINSVSKCRSRSRKVNGLQRD comes from the exons ATGACACCAGGTTCAAGAAACGTTTTCTTTGAT GTAAAGTCTTTTGTATTGGATGAAATCCGAAAAGATTATATAAAGACGGGCAAATGCAACTTTCAAATAGCCAAAGAAAGTTTCCTCAGCACCACGGCCTCGTTTGCCCTTCCGAAAAACAGTCCATACACTGAGAGCATAAGCCAAGG ACTATTGGAACTGATGCAGATTGGCCTCATCGACCACTGGGACACTTGGTTCCGCCCCATGCCTCCTCAATGTGATGGTAAACCCAAAAGTGGAAACAAGACAAAGACTTCGCCACTTTCTCTGAAAAATTTGACCGGTGCATTTCTAGTTTTACTTGTTGGACTGAGCCTTTCCATTTTAGTTTTCCTCatcgaaaaaatcaattctgTCTCTAAATGTCGCAGTCGCAGTCGCAAAGTTAATGGGTTGCAACGAgactaa